In the genome of Polaribacter sp. MED152, one region contains:
- a CDS encoding DUF4442 domain-containing protein, translating to MKITPKKINAFMLFKLPLGYLSGMRVKELDNQKCVVTIKHRWMNQNPFNSMFWAAQGMAAEMSTGVLVMQAIENSKKKVSMLVTHQDGNFFKKATGKIVFTCNNGNEIKDAIEKSAETKEGQVVNLVAEGVNSDGVVVSNFTFQWSLKVKS from the coding sequence ATGAAGATTACACCGAAGAAAATTAATGCTTTTATGCTTTTTAAGCTTCCTTTAGGATATTTATCAGGTATGAGAGTTAAAGAGTTAGATAACCAAAAATGTGTAGTAACTATTAAGCACAGGTGGATGAATCAAAACCCTTTTAATAGTATGTTTTGGGCTGCGCAAGGTATGGCTGCAGAAATGAGTACAGGAGTTTTGGTAATGCAAGCCATAGAAAATTCTAAAAAGAAAGTTTCGATGTTAGTAACACATCAAGATGGAAATTTTTTTAAAAAAGCTACAGGCAAAATTGTTTTTACTTGTAATAATGGTAATGAGATAAAAGACGCCATAGAAAAATCGGCAGAAACAAAAGAAGGTCAGGTTGTTAATTTGGTTGCAGAGGGTGTAAATTCAGATGGAGTAGTGGTTTCTAATTTTACGTTTCAATGGAGTTTAAAGGTGAAATCATAA
- a CDS encoding head GIN domain-containing protein, with amino-acid sequence MKSISKQIVFFLAVTLMLSSCNMNMMNSVNGNKNVEVADRTVSEDFTKIKVSTGLDLYLSQGNENKITLESDENLHEIIFTEVENGELKIYSEKNIWNAKAKKVYVTVKDLTSLVATSGADVVTEEELNVKNINVICTSGADIDIELNANSVISTATSGSDIELNGSTINHTSSATSGASIEAYGLRSENVTVNVTSGADINIYASVSLDARATSGGDIDYKGKPKNVQKSSTSGGSISAN; translated from the coding sequence ATGAAATCTATCTCAAAACAAATCGTATTCTTTTTAGCAGTAACCTTAATGCTTAGCTCATGTAATATGAACATGATGAATAGTGTTAACGGAAATAAAAATGTAGAAGTTGCAGACAGAACTGTATCTGAAGACTTTACTAAAATTAAAGTTAGTACTGGCTTAGATCTATATTTGTCTCAAGGCAATGAAAATAAAATTACCTTAGAATCAGATGAAAATTTGCATGAAATTATTTTTACTGAAGTTGAAAATGGTGAATTAAAAATTTATTCAGAAAAGAATATTTGGAATGCAAAAGCTAAAAAAGTTTATGTAACTGTAAAAGACTTAACAAGCTTAGTTGCCACAAGTGGTGCTGATGTTGTTACTGAAGAAGAATTAAATGTAAAAAATATCAATGTAATTTGTACAAGTGGTGCAGATATAGATATTGAATTAAATGCAAATTCGGTGATAAGCACTGCAACAAGCGGATCTGATATAGAGCTAAATGGTTCTACAATTAACCATACTTCTAGTGCAACAAGTGGTGCATCTATAGAAGCTTATGGGTTAAGAAGTGAAAATGTAACTGTAAACGTTACTAGTGGAGCAGACATTAACATATACGCATCTGTAAGTTTAGATGCTAGAGCAACAAGTGGTGGAGATATTGATTATAAAGGAAAACCAAAAAATGTTCAAAAATCATCTACCTCTGGTGGAAGTATTTCAGCCAATTAA
- a CDS encoding pentapeptide repeat-containing protein, giving the protein MKIKFTLLTILFLSLSLTAQNKIDAATIMEDIANGKDINYTNKTIVGTLDFTYMEEALKKLPKRKKKNSWWGNGNYSNSIEKDIDVKISFTNCVFRDDVLAYIPDEDSGYTFTADFEESVIFTNCNFEGKAMFKYSDFDSDSDFSGSIFSEDTTFKYAKFDREISFENTKFVEVSTFKYSEFRRNVSFAGSVFEDSAIFKYTKFKDGVSFRNVNFEEDLNIKYMNVSGDFDISNMNVGYDIDSKYTKINGKSFSKYLLNVKN; this is encoded by the coding sequence ATGAAAATTAAATTTACTTTACTTACAATCCTTTTTTTATCACTTTCATTAACTGCGCAAAACAAAATTGATGCAGCCACAATTATGGAAGACATTGCAAACGGAAAAGATATAAACTACACTAACAAAACTATTGTTGGTACTTTAGACTTTACTTATATGGAAGAGGCCTTGAAGAAATTACCAAAGAGAAAAAAGAAAAATAGTTGGTGGGGTAATGGAAATTACTCTAACTCTATAGAAAAAGATATAGATGTAAAAATTTCTTTTACAAACTGTGTCTTTAGAGATGATGTTTTGGCTTATATACCAGATGAAGACTCAGGTTATACATTTACAGCCGATTTTGAGGAGTCTGTTATTTTTACCAATTGTAATTTTGAAGGTAAAGCAATGTTTAAGTACTCTGACTTTGATAGTGATTCAGATTTTTCTGGAAGTATTTTTTCTGAAGATACTACCTTTAAATATGCTAAATTTGATAGAGAAATTTCTTTTGAGAACACAAAATTTGTAGAAGTTTCAACATTTAAATATTCAGAATTTAGAAGAAATGTAAGTTTTGCAGGTTCTGTATTCGAAGATTCAGCAATTTTTAAATATACAAAGTTTAAAGACGGTGTATCTTTTAGAAATGTAAACTTCGAAGAAGACTTAAATATTAAATATATGAATGTATCAGGTGATTTTGATATTTCTAATATGAATGTGGGCTATGATATAGACTCTAAATACACAAAAATTAATGGAAAGAGTTTTAGTAAGTATTTACTTAATGTAAAAAACTAA
- a CDS encoding DUF4870 domain-containing protein has protein sequence MKKNNESTNAFLIHISAFAGFIFPFGNIITPLIAWQTLKDRSLYLDEQGKEAINFNISYTLYVFLISILFIPFAFGSFFRRSFNDFHLNIDFPNFFGFLGIGSVATIIYIIGIALVIIASLKAKEGEGYKYPCTIKFIK, from the coding sequence ATGAAAAAAAATAACGAAAGTACCAATGCTTTTTTAATACACATATCTGCATTTGCAGGTTTTATATTTCCATTTGGTAACATCATTACTCCCCTTATTGCTTGGCAAACCTTAAAAGATAGAAGTTTGTATTTAGATGAACAAGGTAAAGAAGCCATCAACTTTAACATCAGCTACACACTGTATGTATTTTTAATTTCTATTCTTTTTATACCTTTTGCTTTTGGCTCTTTTTTTAGAAGAAGTTTTAACGACTTTCATCTAAATATAGATTTTCCAAACTTTTTTGGCTTTTTAGGTATAGGCTCTGTTGCCACAATAATTTATATCATAGGTATTGCACTAGTTATTATTGCAAGCCTAAAGGCGAAAGAAGGTGAAGGTTATAAATATCCTTGCACCATAAAATTCATAAAATAA
- a CDS encoding PspC domain-containing protein — translation MNKTININLGGFFFHIDEVAYQKLKRYLESISRSLSDDPQGKNEIIADIEARISELLSEKITDARQVVNEGDIDDVIKIMGQPEDYADAEEAYSDSSYSYKRNSASGKKLFRDGDDKFLGGVASGIAHYFDIDTIWIRLGLLALFFGAGFGVILYIILWILLPEAKTTAEKLQMEGEPVNIDNIEKKIREEFNNVSENVRVVANQASEKLKEGANEFSDKMSKTFSGKTTKNNGASDFFDTIGKIILAVFKVIGKFIGVIIIFVSAAVILSLIIGGFSVGSLEWLNVDGDFVTYPPFFHDAILPVWLLTLCSFLLIGIPFLVLFILGLRILSSNVQKLNKPTSLTLLGIWILSLLAMIFTGIEFGSSHSNYGISTEKNELNFVAQDTLAIKMINDDTILYRHNLRRSSSKEEILIDGEKKVYSSYINVNVEKSNSDKSYMIIQKESRGRNKVSAKNNSKKIEYDFEIVDNTIVLDAYFLSDFKNIWKEEKINIAIFIPEGVTVFFDNSTRNFLYDVENTGDIRDRDMPKHHFIMTETTLDCTDCISNSKVEIINEEEKNEDDKIEIIVKEKSIEVI, via the coding sequence ATGAATAAGACTATAAACATAAATTTAGGCGGATTTTTCTTCCATATAGATGAAGTTGCCTATCAAAAATTAAAAAGATATCTAGAGTCTATTTCTAGGTCTTTGAGTGATGATCCTCAAGGTAAAAATGAAATTATTGCAGATATAGAAGCAAGAATAAGTGAACTTTTATCTGAAAAAATTACAGATGCTAGACAAGTAGTAAATGAAGGTGATATAGATGATGTAATTAAAATTATGGGGCAACCAGAAGATTATGCAGATGCTGAAGAAGCTTATAGCGATTCTAGTTATTCGTATAAAAGAAATAGTGCCTCTGGTAAAAAACTTTTTAGAGATGGTGATGATAAATTTTTGGGTGGTGTAGCATCTGGAATTGCTCACTATTTTGATATTGATACTATTTGGATTAGACTTGGTTTGTTAGCCCTATTTTTTGGAGCTGGTTTTGGTGTAATATTGTACATTATTCTTTGGATTTTATTACCTGAAGCTAAAACCACTGCAGAAAAATTGCAGATGGAAGGTGAGCCTGTAAACATTGATAATATTGAGAAAAAAATTCGTGAAGAATTTAACAATGTTTCAGAAAATGTAAGAGTGGTTGCCAATCAAGCATCAGAAAAATTAAAAGAAGGTGCCAACGAATTTTCTGATAAAATGAGCAAAACATTTTCGGGAAAGACAACAAAAAATAATGGAGCAAGTGACTTTTTTGACACTATTGGTAAAATTATCTTAGCCGTTTTTAAAGTTATTGGTAAGTTTATTGGTGTAATTATCATTTTTGTTTCTGCTGCTGTTATTTTATCTCTTATTATAGGAGGGTTTTCTGTAGGAAGCTTAGAATGGTTAAATGTAGATGGAGATTTTGTTACCTATCCTCCATTCTTTCACGATGCAATTTTACCTGTTTGGTTGTTAACATTATGTTCTTTTTTATTAATAGGTATTCCGTTTTTAGTATTATTTATTCTAGGTCTAAGAATATTATCTAGTAACGTACAAAAACTGAATAAGCCAACATCATTAACACTTTTAGGTATTTGGATTTTATCGTTATTAGCGATGATATTTACTGGAATTGAGTTTGGATCTTCACACTCAAACTATGGAATATCAACAGAAAAAAATGAATTAAACTTTGTTGCACAAGATACTTTAGCTATTAAAATGATAAATGATGATACTATACTTTATCGTCATAACTTAAGAAGAAGTTCTAGCAAAGAAGAAATTTTAATTGATGGCGAAAAGAAAGTTTACTCTAGTTACATCAATGTAAATGTAGAAAAAAGTAATTCTGACAAAAGTTATATGATTATTCAAAAAGAATCTAGAGGTAGAAATAAAGTATCTGCCAAAAACAATTCTAAAAAAATAGAATATGACTTTGAGATTGTAGACAACACTATTGTATTGGATGCTTATTTCTTATCTGATTTTAAAAATATTTGGAAAGAAGAGAAAATTAACATTGCCATTTTTATTCCAGAAGGTGTAACTGTCTTTTTTGATAATAGTACTCGTAATTTCTTATATGATGTAGAAAATACAGGAGATATTAGAGATAGAGATATGCCTAAACACCACTTTATTATGACAGAAACTACCTTAGATTGTACAGACTGTATTTCGAATTCGAAAGTAGAAATAATAAACGAAGAGGAAAAAAATGAAGATGATAAGATAGAAATTATTGTAAAAGAAAAAAGTATTGAAGTGATTTAA
- a CDS encoding PadR family transcriptional regulator — MKIENTKAQMRKGVLEFCILSILNSGDAYTSEILSSLKSAEMIVVEGTIYPLLTRLKNAGLLTYRWEESTSGPPRKYYVLTENGGMFLKELDKTWNSLINSVNQVTSKKSTTNE; from the coding sequence ATGAAGATTGAAAACACAAAAGCACAAATGCGAAAAGGTGTTTTAGAGTTTTGTATTTTATCTATATTAAATAGTGGAGATGCATATACTTCTGAAATTCTATCATCGCTTAAAAGTGCAGAAATGATTGTGGTTGAAGGAACCATATATCCGTTATTAACTCGTTTAAAAAACGCAGGTTTACTAACTTATAGATGGGAAGAATCAACCTCTGGACCACCAAGAAAATACTACGTTTTAACAGAAAATGGAGGCATGTTTTTAAAAGAATTAGATAAAACATGGAACAGCTTAATAAACTCAGTTAACCAAGTAACTAGCAAAAAATCAACTACAAATGAATAA
- the purL gene encoding phosphoribosylformylglycinamidine synthase: protein MIHFFGNKNSKVYAVQTTKEFTPETIAKLTWLFGDQNIIESASLDAFFIGPRAAMITPWSTNAVEITQNMGISDILRIEEFNAVSEDFTDFDPMISEKFSSLNQEMFTIDIQPEQILEIDDIAAYNAKEGLSLSTEEVEYLENVSEKIGRKLTDSEVFGFSQVNSEHCRHKIFNGTFVIDGEEQPSSLFKMIKETSKQNPNDIVSAYKDNVAFIKGPKAVQFAPKTADKPDFYETKDFESVISLKAETHNFPTTVEPFNGAATGSGGEIRDRLAGGKGSLPLAGTAVYMTSYSRLEENRYWENKFDARDWLYQTPMDILIKASNGASDFGNKFGQPLITGSVLTFEHEENAASSDAKPRKLGYDKVIMQAGGIGYGKADQALKDTPKEGDKIVILGGENYRIGMGGAAVSSADTGEFASGIELNAVQRSNPEMQKRAANAVRGMVESDDNFIVSIHDHGAGGHLNCLSELVEDTGGKIDLDKLPVGDPTLSAKEIIGNESQERMGLVIPEKHIETLQKIAERERSPIYKVGDVTGNDRFTFESKTTGEKPMDLALEDMFGSSPKTIMTDKTVVRNYKNPRYKSKNLKIYLEQVLQLEAVACKDWLTNKVDRCVGGKVAKQQCVGPLQIPLNNVGVMALDYNGKEGVATSIGHSPISGLIHPEAGSRNSITEALTNIIWAPLKDNLNSVSLSANWMWPCRNEGEDARLYKAVKAVSEFSIDLGINVPTGKDSLSMKQKYPDGDVISPGTVIISAAANCNEISKVVEPVLQVDGGNIYYINLSQDNFKLGGSSFNQVLNAIGNEAPDVTNAKFVSNTFNTIQRLIKDDKIVAGHDVASGGLITTLLELCFADVNLGADFDLSSLNEEDSIKVLFSENSGIVFQADSSAETVLSENNIEFFTIGTANNSGKITIKNNEDNFSFDVAEMRDVWYKTSFLLDQKQTANNLAQDRFDNYKKQPLTYKFPESFTGKLPKIDKNKPKAAIIREKGSNSEREMANAMYLAGFDVKDVHMTDLISGRETLDDIQFIGAVGGFSNSDVLGSAKGWAGAFKYNEKANLALKNFFEREDTLSVGICNGAQLWMELDLINPDHKVHGKLVHNDSKKHESSFTSVKIQENNSVMLSSLAGSELGVWISHGEGKFSLPETENNYNICAKYGYEGYPNNPNGSDFNTAMMCDKSGRHLVTMPHIERSTFQWNWANYPANRKDEVTPWLEAFVNAKNWLLNLQ, encoded by the coding sequence ATGATTCATTTCTTTGGAAACAAAAACAGCAAAGTTTATGCTGTTCAAACAACAAAAGAATTCACTCCAGAAACAATTGCAAAACTGACTTGGTTATTTGGCGACCAAAATATTATAGAATCTGCGTCTTTAGACGCTTTTTTTATTGGTCCAAGAGCAGCAATGATTACACCTTGGAGTACCAATGCTGTAGAAATAACTCAAAATATGGGTATTTCTGATATTCTAAGAATAGAAGAATTTAATGCTGTATCTGAAGACTTTACAGATTTTGATCCGATGATTTCAGAAAAATTCAGTAGTCTAAATCAAGAAATGTTTACCATTGATATTCAACCTGAGCAAATTTTAGAAATTGATGATATTGCAGCATACAATGCTAAAGAAGGTTTATCTCTAAGTACTGAAGAAGTTGAATATTTAGAAAATGTATCAGAAAAAATAGGAAGAAAATTAACAGACTCTGAAGTTTTTGGTTTTAGCCAAGTAAATTCAGAACACTGTAGACACAAAATTTTTAACGGAACTTTTGTTATTGACGGTGAAGAACAACCTTCTTCTTTATTCAAAATGATTAAAGAAACTTCAAAACAAAATCCAAACGATATTGTATCTGCCTATAAAGATAATGTTGCCTTTATAAAAGGCCCTAAAGCTGTTCAGTTTGCACCTAAAACTGCAGACAAACCAGATTTTTACGAAACTAAAGATTTTGAATCAGTAATATCTTTAAAAGCAGAAACACACAACTTTCCAACCACAGTAGAACCTTTTAATGGGGCTGCAACAGGTTCAGGAGGAGAAATTAGAGATAGATTGGCTGGAGGAAAAGGTTCTTTACCTTTAGCAGGTACAGCTGTTTACATGACTTCTTATTCACGTTTAGAAGAAAATAGGTATTGGGAGAATAAGTTTGATGCAAGAGATTGGTTGTATCAAACACCCATGGATATTTTAATAAAAGCATCTAATGGAGCTTCAGATTTTGGAAACAAATTTGGTCAACCATTAATTACAGGTTCAGTTTTAACTTTTGAACATGAAGAAAATGCTGCTTCAAGTGATGCTAAACCAAGAAAGTTAGGGTATGATAAAGTAATTATGCAAGCAGGTGGTATTGGTTATGGTAAAGCAGACCAAGCACTAAAAGATACACCAAAAGAAGGAGATAAAATAGTAATTCTTGGAGGTGAAAACTACAGGATTGGTATGGGTGGTGCTGCAGTTTCTTCTGCAGATACTGGTGAATTTGCTTCAGGTATTGAGTTAAATGCTGTACAAAGATCAAATCCAGAAATGCAAAAACGTGCTGCAAACGCAGTTCGTGGAATGGTGGAGAGTGATGATAATTTCATTGTTTCTATTCACGATCATGGTGCAGGAGGTCATTTAAACTGTCTTTCTGAATTGGTAGAAGATACAGGTGGTAAAATTGACCTAGACAAATTACCAGTTGGAGACCCAACGTTATCTGCAAAAGAAATTATTGGTAACGAATCTCAAGAAAGAATGGGATTAGTTATACCAGAAAAACATATAGAAACGTTACAAAAAATTGCTGAGCGTGAACGTTCTCCAATTTATAAAGTAGGTGATGTTACAGGTAATGACAGGTTTACTTTTGAATCTAAAACTACAGGAGAAAAACCTATGGATTTAGCTTTAGAAGACATGTTTGGTTCATCACCAAAAACGATAATGACAGACAAAACTGTTGTTAGAAATTATAAAAACCCGAGATATAAATCTAAAAACTTAAAAATTTATTTAGAGCAGGTTTTACAATTAGAAGCTGTAGCTTGTAAAGATTGGTTAACGAATAAAGTAGATAGATGTGTGGGGGGTAAAGTTGCTAAACAACAATGTGTTGGTCCATTGCAAATTCCGTTAAATAATGTCGGAGTTATGGCTCTTGATTATAATGGAAAAGAAGGTGTAGCAACATCAATTGGGCACTCTCCTATTTCTGGCTTAATTCATCCAGAAGCTGGGAGTAGAAATTCTATCACAGAAGCATTAACAAATATTATTTGGGCACCTTTAAAAGATAATTTAAACTCGGTTTCTTTATCTGCAAACTGGATGTGGCCTTGTAGAAATGAAGGTGAAGATGCACGTTTGTATAAAGCTGTAAAAGCAGTTTCAGAATTTTCGATTGATTTAGGAATTAATGTTCCTACAGGAAAAGATTCTTTATCAATGAAACAAAAATATCCTGATGGAGATGTAATATCTCCAGGAACTGTAATTATTTCTGCTGCTGCCAATTGTAACGAAATTAGTAAAGTAGTTGAACCTGTTTTACAAGTTGATGGTGGAAACATCTATTACATAAACCTTTCTCAAGACAATTTTAAATTAGGTGGTAGCTCATTCAATCAAGTCTTAAATGCTATTGGTAACGAGGCTCCAGATGTAACAAATGCTAAGTTTGTTAGTAATACCTTTAATACAATTCAAAGGTTAATTAAAGATGATAAAATTGTTGCTGGGCATGATGTTGCTTCAGGAGGATTAATAACTACACTATTAGAACTTTGTTTTGCTGATGTAAATTTAGGCGCAGATTTTGATTTATCATCCTTAAACGAAGAAGATTCTATCAAAGTTTTATTCTCTGAAAATTCAGGAATTGTTTTTCAAGCAGATAGCTCTGCAGAAACAGTTCTTTCAGAAAATAATATTGAATTCTTTACTATTGGTACAGCAAACAATTCAGGTAAAATCACTATTAAAAATAACGAAGATAATTTCTCTTTCGATGTTGCTGAAATGAGAGATGTTTGGTACAAAACATCATTCTTATTAGATCAGAAACAAACTGCGAATAACTTAGCACAAGATAGATTTGATAATTATAAAAAGCAGCCATTAACGTATAAATTTCCAGAAAGCTTTACAGGAAAGTTACCGAAAATTGATAAGAATAAGCCAAAAGCTGCCATCATTAGAGAAAAAGGTTCTAACTCAGAACGTGAAATGGCAAATGCCATGTATTTGGCTGGCTTTGACGTAAAAGATGTACACATGACAGATTTAATTTCTGGTCGTGAAACTTTAGACGATATCCAGTTTATTGGTGCAGTTGGTGGTTTTTCAAATTCTGATGTTTTAGGTTCAGCAAAAGGTTGGGCTGGTGCTTTTAAATACAATGAAAAAGCAAATTTAGCGCTTAAAAACTTTTTTGAAAGAGAAGATACCTTATCTGTTGGTATTTGTAATGGTGCCCAATTATGGATGGAATTAGACTTGATTAACCCAGATCATAAAGTTCATGGAAAATTAGTGCATAACGATTCTAAAAAACATGAAAGTTCGTTTACTTCTGTTAAAATTCAAGAAAACAATTCTGTAATGTTGTCATCATTAGCAGGCTCAGAATTAGGAGTTTGGATTTCTCATGGAGAAGGTAAATTCAGTTTGCCAGAAACAGAAAACAACTATAACATCTGTGCTAAATATGGTTATGAAGGATATCCTAATAACCCAAATGGATCTGATTTTAACACAGCAATGATGTGCGACAAATCAGGAAGACATTTAGTAACTATGCCACATATAGAGCGTTCTACGTTTCAATGGAATTGGGCCAATTATCCAGCAAATAGAAAAGATGAAGTTACACCTTGGCTTGAAGCTTTTGTAAATGCTAAAAACTGGTTATTAAATTTACAGTAA
- a CDS encoding acetyl-CoA carboxylase carboxyltransferase subunit alpha, translated as MEYLDFEMPIKELEEQLEKCQIIGEESDVDVTATCKKIEKKLVDARKNIYKNLTPWQRVQLSRHPNRPYTLDYIKAICGDTFMELHGDRNVKDDKAMIGGLGKIGDQSFMFIGQQKGFNTKTRQYRNFGMANPEGYRKALRLMKMAEKFSIPVVTLLDTPGAYPGLEAEERGQGEAIARNILEMTRLKTPIITIVIGEGASGGALGIGVGDRVYMMENTWYTVISPESCSSILWRSWEFKEQAAEALKLTGSDMKRLKLIDAIIKEPIGGAHSDREGAFKAVEQQIVKAFDQLKDLTPADLVSKRMDKYADMGVYKE; from the coding sequence ATGGAATATTTAGATTTTGAAATGCCGATTAAAGAGCTTGAAGAACAATTAGAAAAGTGTCAGATAATTGGTGAAGAAAGTGATGTTGATGTTACTGCAACTTGCAAAAAGATTGAGAAAAAACTAGTGGACGCTAGAAAAAATATATATAAAAATTTAACTCCTTGGCAAAGAGTTCAATTATCTAGACACCCAAATAGACCTTATACTTTAGATTATATTAAAGCAATTTGTGGAGATACTTTTATGGAGCTTCATGGAGATAGAAATGTAAAAGATGACAAAGCCATGATTGGTGGTTTAGGTAAAATTGGTGATCAATCTTTTATGTTTATTGGGCAACAAAAGGGTTTCAATACCAAAACTCGTCAATACAGAAATTTTGGTATGGCAAACCCAGAAGGATATCGTAAAGCTTTACGTTTAATGAAAATGGCAGAGAAATTTAGTATTCCTGTTGTTACTTTATTAGATACACCTGGAGCTTACCCTGGTTTAGAAGCAGAAGAAAGAGGTCAAGGTGAAGCTATTGCTAGAAATATCTTAGAAATGACTCGTTTAAAAACACCTATTATTACTATTGTAATTGGTGAAGGAGCTTCTGGAGGTGCATTAGGAATAGGAGTAGGAGATAGAGTATATATGATGGAAAATACATGGTATACTGTTATATCACCTGAATCTTGTTCATCAATTTTATGGAGAAGTTGGGAATTTAAAGAGCAAGCAGCAGAAGCTTTAAAATTAACAGGTTCAGATATGAAGCGTTTAAAGTTAATAGATGCTATTATAAAAGAACCAATTGGAGGTGCACATTCAGATAGAGAAGGGGCTTTTAAAGCGGTTGAACAGCAAATAGTAAAAGCTTTTGATCAACTTAAAGATTTAACTCCTGCAGATTTAGTGTCTAAAAGAATGGACAAATATGCAGATATGGGTGTATATAAAGAATAG
- a CDS encoding TlpA disulfide reductase family protein has translation MNKFILLAFSALLLTACANPTENNFVTLSGSLENSKDTILSIANNTGVLKEIKIDEYGVFNDTLKLNSSKGEIYTLFTNPNNRAPIFLKNGYDITLKGDADQFMESFIFSGKGAENSNFVLAQIQQSQSIGNPQDVIELEEAAFKKRVNEIKFEYDSILNSYNNLDSAFYASIKKQNEQMVAYFENAFQENLTMGKGNPSPVFTDYIDIKGGTKSLSSFKGKFVYIDVWATWCGPCIQQIPYLQKLEEEYKNKNIAFVSISTDESQRSGGSWEAAEKKWRNFVKDKNMSGVHLWSGKDFSFQRAYKINTIPRFILIDPKGNIVDANAPRPSDPNLKNLFTSLGI, from the coding sequence ATGAATAAATTTATACTCCTAGCCTTTAGTGCACTTCTATTAACTGCATGTGCAAACCCAACAGAAAATAATTTTGTAACGCTTTCAGGAAGTTTAGAAAATAGTAAAGACACTATTTTATCTATTGCTAACAATACTGGTGTTCTTAAAGAAATTAAGATAGATGAGTATGGTGTATTTAATGATACTTTAAAATTAAACTCTAGCAAAGGTGAGATCTACACGCTTTTTACAAATCCTAACAATAGAGCACCTATATTTCTAAAAAACGGTTATGATATTACTTTAAAAGGTGATGCAGATCAATTTATGGAAAGTTTTATCTTTTCTGGCAAAGGAGCTGAAAACAGCAACTTTGTATTAGCGCAAATACAACAAAGTCAAAGTATAGGAAATCCACAAGATGTTATAGAACTAGAAGAAGCTGCATTTAAAAAAAGAGTAAATGAAATAAAGTTTGAATATGACAGTATTTTAAACTCTTACAATAACTTAGATTCTGCCTTCTATGCTTCTATAAAAAAACAAAATGAACAAATGGTTGCTTATTTTGAGAATGCTTTTCAAGAAAACTTAACCATGGGTAAAGGAAATCCATCACCAGTATTTACAGATTATATAGATATTAAAGGTGGTACAAAGTCTTTAAGTTCATTTAAAGGAAAGTTTGTTTACATAGATGTTTGGGCAACTTGGTGTGGTCCTTGTATTCAACAAATTCCTTACTTGCAGAAATTAGAAGAGGAGTATAAAAATAAAAACATTGCTTTTGTAAGTATTTCTACAGACGAATCTCAAAGAAGTGGTGGATCTTGGGAAGCCGCAGAAAAAAAATGGAGAAACTTTGTAAAAGACAAAAATATGAGTGGTGTTCACTTATGGTCTGGAAAAGACTTTTCTTTTCAAAGAGCGTATAAAATAAATACCATTCCTAGGTTTATTTTGATAGATCCAAAAGGTAATATTGTTGATGCAAATGCACCTAGACCTTCAGATCCTAATTTAAAAAACCTTTTTACCTCTTTGGGCATTTAA